The following are encoded together in the Thermotoga sp. genome:
- a CDS encoding L-threonylcarbamoyladenylate synthase, whose amino-acid sequence MTKVVKVNPVFPSEESLKEAVDLLKGGEVVVFPTETVYGIGADAYNEKACRKIFEIKGRPADNPLIVHICSFSQLDEVASGYESFIDFLKRFWPGPLTVILPKRSQRIPPVVTAGLPTVAVRMPAHPVALKLIEMLGDPIAAPSANLSGRPSATNVDHVVEDFMERVRLILDAGNTLFGLESTIIDLSREKPLLLRPGPVEIERLKEIFPSLVVPDSVKKGVFKGKPLAPGMKYRHYAPSKPLVLVENLEKMGNVLEEFPNHVVICVEERKDLYNDRIVMGSLKNPYSIAQNMFAALREAEKSGKKYIIVEGLEERGILLAVMNRLRKAASKIVR is encoded by the coding sequence ATGACCAAAGTTGTGAAAGTGAATCCCGTCTTTCCCAGCGAAGAGTCTTTGAAGGAAGCGGTTGATCTTCTGAAAGGAGGAGAGGTCGTTGTTTTTCCAACAGAGACTGTTTACGGAATAGGAGCAGACGCTTACAACGAGAAGGCGTGTAGGAAGATCTTCGAGATCAAGGGAAGACCTGCGGACAACCCTTTGATAGTCCACATATGTTCCTTCTCGCAACTCGATGAAGTGGCGAGCGGATACGAATCTTTCATCGACTTCCTGAAGAGGTTCTGGCCTGGCCCTTTAACAGTCATACTCCCAAAAAGATCTCAACGGATCCCCCCTGTGGTTACCGCGGGACTTCCCACGGTGGCTGTGAGAATGCCGGCCCATCCGGTTGCATTGAAGTTGATAGAAATGCTGGGTGATCCCATCGCTGCTCCAAGTGCGAATCTATCTGGAAGACCCAGTGCGACGAACGTGGACCACGTTGTAGAGGATTTCATGGAACGGGTGAGATTGATACTAGACGCGGGAAACACACTGTTCGGCCTGGAGTCTACCATAATAGATCTATCCAGGGAAAAGCCCCTTCTTTTGAGACCGGGACCTGTAGAGATCGAAAGATTGAAAGAGATCTTTCCAAGCCTTGTTGTACCGGATTCTGTGAAGAAGGGTGTGTTCAAAGGAAAACCACTGGCACCGGGTATGAAATACCGCCACTATGCACCTTCAAAGCCGTTGGTACTCGTGGAAAATCTCGAGAAGATGGGAAATGTTCTGGAAGAATTTCCCAATCACGTTGTGATATGTGTTGAAGAGAGGAAGGATCTGTACAATGACAGGATTGTTATGGGCTCTTTGAAAAATCCCTACAGCATAGCTCAGAACATGTTCGCGGCCCTCAGAGAAGCAGAAAAGAGTGGAAAAAAGTATATAATTGTTGAGGGACTGGAGGAGAGGGGAATACTCCTCGCAGTGATGAATCGACTGAGAAAAGCAGCCTCCAAGATTGTGAGGTGA
- a CDS encoding cell wall metabolism sensor histidine kinase WalK translates to MDKTQGRTDKLLLLLSILIMEFSNAREEKDVLLSLLNLVKKVVDVSDLVLIDENKQVVLGGILDVSKFEEFIDWSTKQASPAFVEEMGKYIGIIPLVKLDRSFGSLIVFMDHQPSMEEMEIFRIFSFLSAIVLENIKLYRELEKTYDYVNTILNNLPEGIFVYSGGTIRFQNERFGKENFPEKIVKKAMEISEEAISLGVQRTGEIESGDEYFSITSIPLLYNGEIQALTIVENITASKELERLKRIDRMKTEFVANISHELRTPLTAIKAYTETMYNSLEELDTDTLKEFLEVVLDQSNHLESLLNELLDFSKLERKALQIKRERTNICDLVESAVSAIKEFASSRGVRVFFEKRIPCVEVEVDPKRMKQVLLNLLSNGVKYSKKDEPEKYVKIVLDGNKDGVLIVVEDNGIGIPEHAREKIFEQFYRVDSSLTYEVPGTGLGLAITKEIVELHGGKIRVESEEGKGSRFFVWIPIDHGIEADRQDT, encoded by the coding sequence ATGGATAAAACCCAGGGACGAACTGATAAGTTGCTTTTGCTTCTTTCTATATTGATAATGGAGTTTTCCAATGCGAGAGAAGAGAAAGACGTTCTTCTCAGTTTGTTGAACCTCGTGAAAAAAGTCGTTGATGTGAGTGATCTGGTTCTAATCGACGAAAACAAACAGGTCGTGCTGGGAGGAATCCTGGATGTTTCAAAATTTGAGGAGTTCATAGACTGGTCCACAAAACAAGCGTCTCCTGCTTTCGTGGAGGAGATGGGGAAGTACATTGGGATCATTCCCCTGGTCAAACTCGATAGGTCCTTTGGAAGCCTGATAGTCTTCATGGATCATCAACCTTCAATGGAAGAGATGGAGATCTTCAGGATTTTTTCATTCCTTTCCGCGATTGTTCTAGAAAACATCAAGCTTTATCGTGAACTAGAAAAAACTTATGATTACGTGAACACCATTCTCAACAACCTTCCAGAAGGTATCTTTGTCTACTCGGGTGGGACAATACGCTTTCAAAACGAAAGGTTTGGAAAAGAAAACTTTCCAGAGAAAATCGTGAAGAAAGCGATGGAGATTTCAGAGGAGGCGATTTCACTTGGAGTGCAGAGAACAGGAGAAATCGAATCTGGAGACGAGTATTTTTCCATCACTTCCATACCATTGCTTTACAACGGTGAAATCCAGGCTCTGACGATTGTGGAAAACATCACGGCATCGAAAGAACTCGAAAGGTTAAAACGCATAGACAGGATGAAAACGGAGTTCGTTGCGAATATATCCCATGAACTCCGGACTCCTCTGACTGCTATAAAAGCTTACACGGAAACCATGTACAACAGCCTGGAAGAGCTCGACACGGATACTTTGAAGGAATTTCTGGAAGTGGTGCTGGATCAGAGCAATCATCTTGAAAGCCTCCTCAATGAACTCCTCGACTTTTCTAAACTCGAGAGAAAGGCGCTGCAGATAAAAAGGGAAAGAACCAACATTTGTGACTTGGTAGAAAGCGCCGTAAGTGCTATCAAAGAATTTGCATCTTCTCGGGGTGTGAGAGTATTTTTCGAGAAGAGGATTCCCTGTGTTGAGGTAGAAGTCGATCCAAAGAGAATGAAACAGGTTCTCTTGAATCTTCTGAGCAATGGTGTGAAGTATTCGAAAAAGGACGAGCCGGAAAAGTACGTGAAGATAGTGCTCGACGGGAACAAAGATGGGGTTCTCATCGTTGTGGAGGATAACGGTATAGGGATACCAGAACACGCCAGGGAGAAGATTTTCGAGCAGTTTTACAGGGTTGATTCTTCTTTAACTTACGAAGTTCCCGGAACGGGTTTAGGACTTGCCATCACGAAAGAGATAGTGGAATTGCACGGTGGGAAAATCCGGGTTGAAAGTGAGGAGGGGAAGGGGTCCAGGTTTTTCGTATGGATCCCGATTGACCATGGCATTGAAGCTGATCGACAAGATACTTGA